A single Pedobacter sp. PACM 27299 DNA region contains:
- a CDS encoding iron chaperone, with protein sequence MKNTSSTPNPENISDYISNFPAQIQVMLENFRKTIRETALEAEETINYGIPTFTLNGNLIHFAAYKKHIGFYPAPSGIQAFQLELSGYQMAKGSVQFPIDQPLPLELISRIVAFRRQENLSKEKKRKPVKR encoded by the coding sequence ATGAAAAACACGTCAAGTACCCCTAATCCAGAAAACATTTCAGATTATATCTCTAATTTTCCAGCTCAGATACAGGTGATGCTGGAGAATTTTAGGAAAACCATTAGGGAAACCGCACTTGAAGCGGAGGAAACCATTAATTATGGCATCCCTACTTTTACTTTAAACGGCAATCTGATTCATTTTGCAGCCTATAAAAAACACATCGGCTTTTATCCGGCGCCTTCTGGAATTCAGGCTTTTCAGTTAGAATTATCGGGCTATCAAATGGCAAAAGGTTCTGTGCAATTCCCAATTGACCAGCCCCTTCCCCTTGAGCTGATTAGCAGGATTGTTGCTTTCAGAAGACAGGAAAATTTGAGCAAAGAAAAAAAACGAAAACCAGTTAAACGATAG